From a single Bradyrhizobium sediminis genomic region:
- a CDS encoding DHA2 family efflux MFS transporter permease subunit, which yields MSSSSASIDTEGPARTMSPAQRYLTLATVVLGSSLYGTALLTTSTILPQMQGAMSATQDEIAWAMTFNILATAVVTPMTGWLVSRFGTKRVVVYSIACFTVATMLCGMAQSLEMLVLWRILQGGAGAPVVPLSQSILFDTFPRHQHTMVMSVFGMAVAVAPVFGPIFGGYLAEIHSWRWSFYMLVPIGICATIGMSLTLPSTMRLVKVRFDWTGFLALATALAAVQLVLARGVRLDWFNSTEIVIECLVAAIAFYVFIVHSLGARAPFLNLKLLTDRNYAIGLALVTIYGMLNFTPMVLLPPLLQQHVGFSDALVGQVIGSRGMGMLVGFLAAGFMSRIDPRISMAFGFGLQTVAGLWMLTFDLNVTMEILVINSAIQGLAVGVVWVPITVVAFDTLEAKDYAEASSIFHLLRNIGSSFFISLSIAEIVRTTGANYSRMTEMITPYNRALTTPGLTGAWNFDTVPGLARVAKEIARQSAMIGYLNAFTMYTVTSALAVVFVLMVRRRRTVVS from the coding sequence ATGAGCTCGAGCTCCGCAAGCATCGATACCGAGGGCCCGGCCAGGACCATGTCCCCGGCGCAGCGCTATCTGACGCTGGCTACCGTGGTTCTGGGGTCCTCGCTCTATGGCACGGCGCTGCTGACGACATCGACCATCCTGCCGCAGATGCAGGGCGCGATGTCGGCCACCCAGGACGAGATTGCCTGGGCGATGACGTTCAACATTCTCGCGACCGCGGTGGTGACGCCGATGACCGGCTGGCTGGTGTCCCGCTTCGGCACCAAGCGCGTCGTGGTGTACTCGATTGCCTGCTTCACGGTTGCAACGATGCTGTGCGGGATGGCGCAATCGCTCGAAATGCTGGTGTTGTGGCGGATCCTTCAGGGCGGCGCGGGCGCGCCGGTGGTGCCGTTGTCGCAGTCGATCCTGTTCGACACCTTCCCGCGCCACCAGCACACGATGGTGATGTCGGTCTTCGGGATGGCGGTTGCGGTCGCACCGGTTTTCGGTCCGATTTTCGGCGGCTATCTCGCCGAGATCCACAGCTGGCGCTGGTCGTTCTACATGCTGGTGCCGATCGGCATCTGCGCCACCATCGGCATGAGCTTGACCTTGCCCTCCACCATGCGGCTGGTGAAGGTTCGCTTCGACTGGACCGGCTTCCTTGCGCTTGCCACTGCGCTAGCCGCCGTGCAACTCGTGCTCGCGCGCGGCGTGCGGCTGGACTGGTTCAATTCGACGGAGATCGTGATCGAGTGCCTGGTCGCAGCTATCGCATTCTACGTATTCATCGTGCACAGCCTAGGCGCCCGCGCGCCGTTCCTGAACCTGAAGCTGCTGACCGACCGCAATTATGCGATCGGACTCGCGCTGGTGACGATCTACGGCATGCTGAATTTCACGCCGATGGTATTGCTGCCGCCGCTGCTGCAACAGCATGTCGGGTTTTCCGACGCGCTGGTCGGGCAGGTGATCGGAAGCCGCGGCATGGGAATGCTGGTAGGCTTCCTTGCCGCGGGTTTCATGAGCCGGATCGATCCGCGCATCAGCATGGCCTTTGGCTTCGGCCTGCAAACCGTGGCCGGGCTGTGGATGCTGACGTTCGATCTCAACGTGACGATGGAGATCCTGGTCATCAACAGCGCCATTCAGGGCTTGGCCGTCGGCGTCGTCTGGGTGCCGATCACGGTGGTGGCGTTCGATACCCTGGAGGCGAAGGACTACGCCGAAGCATCCTCGATCTTCCACCTGCTGCGCAACATCGGCTCGAGCTTCTTCATCTCGTTGTCGATCGCCGAGATCGTGCGCACGACCGGCGCCAATTACAGCCGCATGACCGAGATGATCACACCCTACAATCGGGCGCTCACCACGCCGGGCCTGACGGGGGCGTGGAACTTCGACACCGTGCCGGGCCTCGCCAGGGTCGCGAAGGAGATCGCGCGCCAATCGGCGATGATCGGCTATCTCAACGCGTTCACGATGTACACGGTAACGTCGGCGCTCGCGGTCGTGTTCGTCCTGATGGTCCGGCGCCGGAGGACCGTCGTGTCTTGA
- a CDS encoding TIGR03808 family TAT-translocated repetitive protein, which produces MDVNRRHLIGTAAAGAAGALAMSPDAARAAPPTSALGRDATQYGVRPGSPDDQTKALQRGIDEAARAQVPLALPPGVYRTGMLRLQSGTQLIGVRGATKLVFNGGASMLQGEGAGSVGLTNLTLDGGGIPLPTRRGLVHCLGGRDIRITDCEISGSGGNGIWFEQVSGDISGNIIARSATTAIVSFDALGLLVSRNTILGTNDNGIEILRTAIGDDGTLVVDNRIEDIKAGPGGSGQYGNAINAFRAGNVIVRGNRIRNCDYSAVRGNSASNIQITGNSVSNVSEVALYSEFAFEGAVIANNTVDGAALGVSVCNFNEGGRIAVVQGNIIRNLLPKRPIGTAPDDDAGIGIYVEADTSVTGNVIENAPSFGIIAGWGKYLRDVVISGNVIRNSFVGVGVSVAPGAGTALVNNNMISETPRGAVVGLDHARPITPDLSAEGAQRFAQVVVGTNAVRR; this is translated from the coding sequence ATGGACGTCAATCGCCGCCATCTCATCGGAACAGCCGCTGCCGGCGCAGCCGGCGCGCTGGCGATGTCACCAGACGCTGCGCGGGCGGCGCCGCCGACGTCGGCGCTCGGGCGCGACGCCACCCAATATGGCGTCAGGCCCGGCAGCCCCGACGACCAGACCAAGGCTCTGCAGCGCGGGATCGACGAGGCGGCGCGGGCGCAGGTCCCGCTGGCGCTGCCACCGGGCGTCTATCGCACCGGGATGCTTCGCCTGCAAAGCGGAACGCAGCTCATCGGCGTGCGCGGCGCGACCAAACTGGTGTTCAACGGCGGCGCGTCGATGCTGCAAGGCGAAGGCGCGGGCAGCGTAGGCCTCACCAACCTCACGCTCGACGGCGGCGGCATTCCGCTGCCGACCCGGCGGGGGCTCGTGCATTGCCTCGGCGGCCGCGACATCCGCATCACCGACTGCGAGATATCAGGCAGCGGCGGCAATGGCATCTGGTTCGAACAGGTCTCCGGCGACATCAGCGGCAACATCATTGCGAGGTCGGCGACGACGGCGATCGTGTCGTTCGACGCGCTGGGCCTGCTGGTTTCTCGCAACACCATCCTTGGCACCAACGACAACGGCATCGAGATCCTGCGCACCGCCATCGGCGATGACGGCACGCTGGTAGTCGACAACCGCATCGAGGACATCAAGGCCGGCCCGGGCGGCTCCGGGCAATACGGCAACGCCATCAACGCCTTTCGTGCCGGCAACGTCATCGTGCGCGGCAACCGCATCCGCAATTGCGACTATTCGGCAGTGCGCGGCAATTCAGCCTCCAACATCCAGATCACGGGCAACAGCGTCAGCAATGTCAGCGAGGTGGCGCTGTACTCCGAATTCGCTTTCGAGGGCGCCGTGATCGCCAACAACACCGTGGACGGCGCGGCGCTGGGCGTGTCGGTCTGCAATTTCAACGAGGGCGGCCGCATCGCGGTGGTTCAGGGCAACATCATTCGCAACCTGCTACCGAAGCGCCCGATCGGCACCGCACCGGACGACGATGCCGGCATCGGCATCTATGTCGAGGCCGATACTTCGGTCACAGGCAACGTGATCGAGAACGCACCCTCGTTCGGGATCATCGCCGGCTGGGGCAAATATCTCCGCGACGTCGTGATATCAGGCAATGTGATCCGCAATTCCTTTGTCGGAGTCGGCGTATCGGTGGCGCCGGGCGCCGGCACCGCGCTGGTCAACAACAACATGATCTCGGAAACGCCGCGCGGCGCCGTGGTCGGGCTCGATCACGCCCGGCCGATCACGCCGGATCTGTCTGCCGAGGGCGCGCAACGCTTTGCCCAGGTGGTGGTGGGAACGAACGCGGTGCGGAGGTAG
- a CDS encoding pyroglutamyl-peptidase I, with protein MSDKLRILVTGFGPFPGAPYNPTQPLVARLLRLRRPALGDVELSGHIFPVTYKAVDRELPELLAAKRPQALLSFGLASRTPYLRVETRARNAVTTLWPDADHARVRKGSIAGGADAMMFGPHTARLLRAADSTGIDARASRDAGRYLCNYLSWRAIEATCSDNGLRLAAFVHVPPLARNGAQQRKGAAHHVTLEEMVDAGEAMLLEMVRLARRAAREDA; from the coding sequence ATGAGCGACAAACTCCGCATTCTCGTCACCGGCTTCGGCCCGTTTCCCGGCGCGCCGTACAATCCGACGCAGCCGCTGGTGGCGCGGCTGTTGCGCCTGCGCCGTCCGGCGCTCGGCGATGTCGAGCTTTCGGGCCACATCTTCCCGGTCACCTACAAGGCGGTCGACCGCGAGCTGCCGGAATTGCTGGCAGCGAAGAGACCGCAGGCGCTGCTGAGTTTCGGCCTCGCCTCGCGCACGCCTTACCTCCGGGTCGAGACCCGCGCCCGCAACGCCGTCACCACGCTGTGGCCCGACGCCGATCACGCCCGGGTGCGGAAGGGATCGATCGCAGGCGGCGCCGATGCCATGATGTTCGGTCCGCATACCGCAAGACTGTTGCGCGCAGCTGATAGCACCGGCATCGATGCGCGCGCTTCGCGCGATGCCGGCAGGTACCTCTGCAACTATCTGAGCTGGCGCGCGATCGAGGCGACCTGCAGCGATAACGGTCTCCGCCTCGCCGCCTTCGTGCATGTGCCGCCGCTCGCGCGCAATGGTGCGCAGCAACGCAAGGGCGCGGCGCATCATGTCACCCTGGAGGAGATGGTCGACGCCGGCGAAGCCATGCTGCTGGAGATGGTGAGGCTGGCGCGGAGGGCCGCGCGGGAGGACGCTTGA
- the meaB gene encoding methylmalonyl Co-A mutase-associated GTPase MeaB: MTLPKRASLDIKALAKDLRSGHRAALARAITLVESRRGDHQAAARDLVQALLPDTGTAIRVGITGSPGVGKSTTIDALGMFLIERGHKVAVLAVDPSSARTGGSILGDKTRMARLSASDRAYIRPSPAAGTLGGVAAKTREAMLLCEAAGFDVVLVETVGIGQSETAVCDMTDFFLALMLPGAGDELQGIKKGLVELADMIAINKADGDNIKRANLAAAEYRGALHILSPRSEHWQPPVETYSALTGAGIDILWRKILEHRTAMNASGEFAERRREQQVKWMWSMLEQRMMARLRADPAIRSKVRKIEAEVADGRIAPALAAEQIADMLA; the protein is encoded by the coding sequence ATGACCCTGCCGAAACGTGCCTCCCTCGATATCAAAGCATTGGCGAAAGACCTGCGCTCGGGACACCGCGCGGCGCTGGCGCGCGCCATCACACTGGTCGAAAGCCGGCGCGGCGATCATCAGGCAGCGGCCCGCGACCTGGTGCAGGCGCTGCTGCCCGACACCGGCACGGCTATCCGGGTCGGCATCACAGGCTCGCCCGGGGTCGGCAAATCCACCACCATCGACGCGCTCGGCATGTTCCTGATCGAACGCGGCCACAAGGTCGCGGTGCTCGCGGTCGACCCCTCTTCCGCGCGCACCGGCGGCTCGATCCTCGGCGACAAGACCCGGATGGCGCGGCTGTCGGCCTCCGATCGCGCCTATATCCGGCCTTCACCTGCCGCCGGCACGCTCGGCGGCGTCGCGGCCAAGACCCGCGAGGCAATGCTGCTGTGCGAGGCCGCGGGCTTCGACGTGGTGCTGGTGGAAACCGTCGGCATCGGCCAGTCCGAGACGGCGGTCTGCGACATGACCGACTTTTTCCTGGCGCTGATGCTGCCGGGCGCCGGCGACGAGTTGCAGGGCATCAAGAAGGGCCTGGTTGAGCTCGCCGACATGATTGCCATCAACAAGGCCGACGGCGACAACATCAAGCGCGCCAATCTTGCCGCGGCGGAATATCGCGGCGCACTGCATATCCTCAGCCCGCGCTCGGAACACTGGCAACCGCCGGTGGAGACCTATTCGGCGTTGACCGGCGCGGGCATCGACATCTTGTGGCGGAAGATCCTCGAGCACCGCACCGCGATGAACGCCTCGGGCGAATTCGCCGAACGGCGACGGGAGCAGCAGGTGAAGTGGATGTGGTCGATGCTGGAACAGCGGATGATGGCACGGCTGCGCGCCGATCCGGCGATCCGCAGCAAGGTGAGGAAGATCGAGGCGGAGGTGGCCGACGGCCGCATCGCGCCGGCGCTGGCGGCGGAGCAGATCGCGGACATGCTGGCGTGA
- a CDS encoding tripartite tricarboxylate transporter permease — MLNTLIEAFGLITTWEVIIAMLAASIYGLVIGSLPGLSATMATALLVPVTFYLSPIAAIATIVAASSMAIFSGDIPGALLRIPGTPASAAYADEAYAMTRKGEAELALGAGVWFSAVGGIAGTLSLMILAPPLAEIALSFSTFEYFWLALLGLMCATLVARSSPVKAIAGMFIGLLVSCVGIENPGGVPRFTFGFTDLFGGIEPIPALVGVFAVAQVMRAMLTPEPPPIPRRKFGSIMAGQWRLTKKYQWQMTRGNIIGIIIGVLPGAGADMAAWVSYAMSKRFSKEPEKFGTGHVEGLVEAGASNNASIASGWVPSLLFGIPGDTIAAIAIGVLYMKGLNPGPTLFTEKASSMYAIYLMFIIANIMMIPLGIVMIRLASYVLRAPRCSVMPVIMLCCAVGSFAIGNNMFGVVTVATFGVIGYVMEANGYPVAAMVLGIVMGTMVEQAFVTSLIKSDGSILPFFERPISAILASMAIGAMIWPVLVWVWRRLKRESPAPAAPTL, encoded by the coding sequence ATGCTCAACACCCTGATTGAAGCGTTCGGCCTGATTACGACCTGGGAAGTCATCATCGCGATGCTGGCGGCATCGATCTACGGGCTCGTGATCGGATCGCTGCCCGGCCTGTCCGCCACCATGGCGACCGCCCTGCTGGTCCCGGTCACTTTCTACCTCTCGCCGATCGCCGCGATCGCCACCATCGTGGCGGCGTCCTCGATGGCGATCTTCTCCGGCGACATTCCCGGCGCGCTGCTGCGCATCCCCGGCACGCCGGCTTCCGCAGCCTATGCCGACGAGGCCTACGCCATGACCCGCAAGGGCGAGGCCGAACTCGCGCTCGGCGCCGGCGTCTGGTTCTCCGCCGTCGGCGGCATCGCGGGCACGCTCTCGCTGATGATCCTCGCGCCGCCGCTCGCCGAAATCGCGCTGTCGTTCTCGACCTTCGAATATTTCTGGCTGGCCCTGCTCGGCCTGATGTGCGCGACGCTGGTGGCGCGCTCCTCCCCTGTGAAGGCCATCGCCGGCATGTTCATCGGCCTCCTGGTTTCCTGCGTCGGGATCGAGAACCCGGGCGGCGTGCCGCGATTCACGTTTGGCTTCACCGACCTGTTCGGCGGCATCGAGCCGATCCCGGCGCTAGTCGGCGTCTTTGCCGTAGCGCAAGTGATGCGTGCGATGCTCACGCCGGAACCGCCGCCGATCCCCCGACGCAAGTTCGGAAGCATCATGGCGGGCCAGTGGAGGCTGACCAAGAAGTATCAATGGCAGATGACGCGGGGGAACATCATAGGCATCATCATCGGGGTGCTGCCGGGCGCGGGCGCCGACATGGCGGCCTGGGTCAGCTACGCGATGTCCAAGCGCTTCTCGAAGGAGCCGGAGAAGTTCGGCACCGGCCACGTCGAGGGCCTGGTCGAGGCCGGCGCCAGCAACAATGCCAGCATCGCCTCGGGCTGGGTGCCGTCGCTGTTGTTCGGCATTCCCGGCGACACCATCGCGGCGATCGCGATCGGCGTGCTCTACATGAAGGGGCTCAATCCCGGCCCGACGCTGTTCACCGAGAAAGCGTCGAGCATGTACGCGATCTACCTGATGTTCATCATCGCCAACATCATGATGATTCCGCTCGGCATCGTCATGATCCGGCTGGCAAGCTACGTGCTGCGCGCGCCGCGCTGCAGCGTGATGCCGGTCATCATGCTGTGCTGCGCGGTCGGCTCGTTCGCCATTGGCAACAACATGTTCGGGGTGGTGACGGTCGCGACCTTCGGGGTGATCGGCTACGTCATGGAGGCGAACGGCTATCCGGTGGCGGCGATGGTGCTCGGGATCGTGATGGGCACCATGGTGGAGCAGGCCTTCGTCACCTCGCTGATCAAATCCGACGGCAGCATCCTGCCGTTCTTCGAGCGGCCGATTTCCGCGATCCTCGCCTCGATGGCGATCGGCGCGATGATCTGGCCGGTGCTGGTCTGGGTGTGGCGGCGGTTGAAGCGCGAATCGCCCGCCCCCGCCGCGCCGACCCTCTGA
- a CDS encoding tripartite tricarboxylate transporter TctB family protein, with protein sequence MRLPDRVTGLFLVGLGAAAAYGGWLLPPVPGQPVGPNVFPLVIGSGLALCGLAIAFGIGHSFEEEEEIIPIEGGEVKAPPGKLYGLRALLPPALLLFYVAVADRLGFIITAALIVYGTATALGARWKLSLPLAVLAPIGIHLIFSKLLRVPLPIGLLPMPW encoded by the coding sequence ATGCGTCTTCCCGATCGCGTCACGGGATTGTTTCTCGTTGGCCTCGGCGCAGCCGCCGCCTATGGCGGCTGGCTGCTGCCGCCGGTGCCCGGCCAGCCGGTCGGCCCCAACGTGTTCCCGCTGGTGATCGGGAGCGGGCTTGCACTTTGCGGGCTCGCGATCGCATTCGGCATCGGCCACAGCTTCGAAGAGGAAGAGGAGATCATTCCGATCGAGGGCGGCGAGGTCAAGGCGCCGCCCGGCAAGCTCTACGGACTGCGCGCCCTGCTGCCGCCGGCGCTGCTGCTGTTCTACGTGGCGGTGGCCGACCGCCTCGGCTTCATCATCACGGCCGCGCTGATCGTCTATGGCACGGCAACCGCGCTCGGCGCCCGGTGGAAGCTTTCGCTGCCGCTCGCCGTGCTGGCGCCGATCGGCATCCATCTGATTTTCAGCAAGCTCTTGCGCGTGCCGCTCCCGATCGGGCTGCTGCCGATGCCGTGGTGA
- a CDS encoding tripartite tricarboxylate transporter substrate binding protein yields MPKITRRAFAASSAAAAATAAFGFKPALAQAYPARPVTVIVPWGAGGGTDATARIVAALLEKDLGQPFNVVNRTGGSGVVGHSAIATAQPDGYTIGMLTVEISMMHWQGLTELAPKSYTPLALMNEDPPGIQVGSTSPYKTVKELADAIKAAPVGKFKASGTGQGGIWHLALVGWMQAMGLPANQVAWVPSNGAAPAMQDLAAGGLDLTTCSVPEARAIIEAGKARSLAIMAPARNPAFPNVPTLKEAMGIDYSTGAWRGIAGPKGLPADVAAKLTASLKKVYDSKEFKDFMSNRGFGTVWGDAAQFAAFMDKGDAQMGLAMKAAGLSKA; encoded by the coding sequence ATGCCCAAAATCACGCGCCGCGCCTTTGCAGCTTCATCCGCCGCTGCCGCGGCAACAGCAGCTTTCGGTTTCAAGCCAGCTCTGGCGCAAGCCTATCCGGCGCGCCCGGTGACCGTGATCGTGCCGTGGGGTGCGGGCGGCGGCACCGATGCGACCGCGCGTATCGTTGCGGCGCTGTTGGAAAAGGACCTCGGACAGCCGTTCAACGTGGTCAACCGCACCGGTGGCTCCGGCGTGGTCGGCCATTCGGCGATCGCCACCGCACAGCCCGACGGCTACACCATCGGCATGCTGACGGTGGAAATCTCGATGATGCACTGGCAGGGGCTCACCGAACTGGCGCCGAAGAGCTACACCCCGCTGGCGCTGATGAACGAAGACCCGCCCGGCATCCAGGTCGGCTCGACATCGCCCTACAAGACCGTCAAGGAGCTCGCCGACGCCATCAAGGCGGCACCTGTCGGCAAGTTCAAAGCCTCCGGCACCGGCCAGGGCGGCATCTGGCATCTCGCGCTGGTCGGCTGGATGCAGGCCATGGGGCTTCCGGCCAATCAGGTTGCCTGGGTGCCGTCGAACGGCGCTGCGCCGGCGATGCAGGATCTCGCGGCGGGTGGTCTCGACCTCACCACCTGCTCGGTGCCGGAAGCGCGCGCGATCATCGAGGCCGGCAAGGCGCGCAGCCTCGCCATCATGGCGCCGGCGCGCAACCCCGCATTCCCCAATGTGCCGACGCTGAAGGAGGCGATGGGCATCGACTATTCGACCGGCGCGTGGCGCGGCATTGCGGGTCCGAAGGGCCTGCCCGCAGATGTCGCGGCCAAGCTCACGGCGTCGCTGAAGAAGGTCTACGACTCCAAGGAGTTCAAGGACTTCATGAGCAATCGCGGCTTCGGAACGGTGTGGGGCGATGCGGCCCAATTCGCAGCCTTCATGGACAAGGGCGACGCCCAGATGGGCCTGGCGATGAAGGCCGCCGGCCTCTCCAAGGCCTGA